A single Atribacteraceae bacterium DNA region contains:
- the serS gene encoding serine--tRNA ligase: MLDWKWIRDNREIVEYALHVRKTEFDLDGLFALDERRRTLQQEADRLKATRNDASERIGRLKQEGWDAAEARQEVQTISSEIKRIDGELKGSEEEWKERCLWIPNIPHASVSVGEDERDNQEIKRWGTPRTFDFEPLPHWEIGEGLDILDFKRGAKIAASRFSVLKNAGALLERGLINFMLDWHTTRNGYREVFLPFLVNMGALTGTGQLPKFSDELYHCQDGLYLIPTAEVPATNLHANEILPQEFLPLSYTAYTACFRREAGSYGKDVRGLIRQHQFNKVELVKFTHPGRSYAELEILLQDAESVLQALGLPYRVVSLCTADLGFASAKTYDIEVFIPSQNMYREISSCSNFEDFQARRANIRFRDENGKAKLVHTLNGSGLAVGRTMVAILENYQNKDGTVTIPEVLRPCVRGMERIVPHSGVI, from the coding sequence ATGCTGGACTGGAAATGGATCAGAGACAATCGGGAGATTGTTGAATATGCCCTCCACGTAAGGAAAACGGAATTTGATTTGGACGGGCTTTTTGCCCTGGATGAACGCCGTCGCACACTACAGCAGGAGGCTGACCGGCTGAAAGCGACCCGGAACGATGCCTCAGAACGGATCGGCCGACTGAAACAGGAGGGTTGGGACGCGGCGGAGGCCAGGCAGGAGGTCCAGACCATTTCCAGCGAGATCAAGCGAATCGATGGAGAGCTGAAGGGCTCGGAAGAAGAATGGAAGGAACGGTGTCTGTGGATTCCCAACATTCCCCATGCGAGTGTGTCGGTCGGTGAGGATGAACGGGACAACCAGGAAATAAAACGTTGGGGCACCCCGCGGACCTTCGATTTTGAACCGCTTCCCCACTGGGAGATCGGAGAAGGCCTGGACATTCTTGATTTTAAACGAGGAGCGAAGATCGCCGCCTCCCGGTTTTCCGTACTCAAGAACGCGGGAGCATTGCTTGAACGGGGCCTCATCAATTTTATGCTCGACTGGCATACGACCCGCAACGGATACCGGGAAGTTTTTCTACCCTTTCTGGTTAATATGGGCGCCCTGACCGGGACCGGTCAACTCCCCAAATTTTCCGATGAACTTTACCACTGTCAAGACGGGCTTTATCTGATTCCGACCGCGGAAGTTCCGGCGACGAATCTGCATGCCAATGAAATCCTACCCCAGGAATTTCTGCCCCTTTCCTACACGGCGTATACCGCTTGTTTTCGACGAGAAGCCGGGTCCTATGGGAAGGATGTGCGGGGCCTCATCCGCCAGCACCAGTTCAACAAGGTGGAGCTGGTCAAGTTCACTCACCCCGGCCGCTCCTATGCGGAACTCGAGATCTTGTTGCAGGATGCGGAGAGCGTTTTACAGGCGCTGGGCCTACCTTACCGGGTGGTCAGCCTGTGTACGGCCGACCTCGGATTCGCCTCGGCGAAAACCTACGATATCGAAGTCTTTATCCCATCACAGAATATGTACCGGGAAATCTCTTCCTGCAGTAATTTTGAAGATTTTCAGGCCCGGCGGGCGAACATCCGGTTTCGGGATGAAAACGGAAAGGCGAAGCTGGTCCATACCCTGAATGGTTCCGGCTTGGCGGTGGGTCGAACCATGGTCGCCATTCTGGAGAACTACCAGAACAAAGACGGGACTGTGACGATTCCGGAGGTTTTGCGTCCTTGCGTGAGAGGGATGGAGCGGATCGTTCCCCACAGCGGGGTGATATGA
- a CDS encoding Gfo/Idh/MocA family oxidoreductase, with protein MGYGFIGRIHALAFSSLPYYYGELPAIPQIRGICTSRESTARRAQEESGVSFVTWRVEELLDREDIAIVVVASPNAFHREVVELAARAGKAIYCDKPLAMNSREAVSMREVVEETAVPFGMAFQYRFVPAILRARQLIEAGFLGEVYRVRVSYLHAGYNDPDRPISWRLRKELSGGGALADLGSHAVDLVRYLVGEIRVVAARGRTFIKTRPVHDQSRERVPVQVDDWSFVSFEADEGIEGTLEASRFATGSCDDLRLEIEGMKGAVHYHSMQPNFLKVFDVRKPAGPYGGERGFQSIETVQQYPPPNRIPGKFAVGWVRFHVACAHDFLLRYFGRDASGATIEDGVRVQEFLDDAYRLMGY; from the coding sequence ATCGGCTACGGGTTTATCGGCCGGATTCATGCCCTGGCCTTCTCTTCTCTTCCCTATTATTACGGAGAACTTCCCGCCATTCCCCAGATCCGGGGGATTTGCACCTCACGGGAATCGACCGCCCGCCGGGCACAGGAAGAGAGCGGGGTTTCCTTCGTTACCTGGCGGGTGGAGGAACTCCTGGATCGGGAGGATATCGCTATCGTGGTGGTAGCTTCACCTAACGCCTTCCACCGGGAAGTTGTCGAGCTCGCCGCCCGGGCGGGAAAGGCGATCTATTGTGACAAGCCCCTGGCCATGAACTCTCGGGAAGCCGTCAGTATGCGGGAAGTCGTGGAGGAGACGGCGGTTCCTTTCGGAATGGCTTTTCAATATCGCTTTGTTCCGGCCATTCTCAGAGCCAGGCAATTGATTGAAGCCGGATTTCTCGGCGAAGTCTACCGGGTACGGGTCAGCTATCTTCACGCCGGCTACAATGATCCCGACCGGCCGATCAGCTGGCGCCTCCGCAAGGAACTTTCCGGGGGGGGCGCCCTGGCCGATCTGGGTTCCCATGCCGTGGATCTCGTCCGCTATCTGGTTGGAGAGATCCGCGTGGTGGCCGCTCGGGGCAGAACTTTTATAAAAACCCGGCCCGTCCATGACCAGAGCCGGGAGCGGGTCCCGGTCCAGGTGGATGACTGGTCCTTTGTCTCGTTTGAAGCGGACGAGGGCATTGAAGGGACGCTTGAAGCCAGCCGTTTTGCGACCGGAAGTTGTGATGATTTACGTCTGGAAATCGAAGGCATGAAGGGCGCCGTTCACTATCATTCCATGCAACCCAACTTTCTGAAGGTGTTCGATGTCCGGAAACCGGCCGGACCTTACGGCGGAGAGCGGGGGTTTCAATCTATCGAAACCGTGCAACAGTATCCGCCTCCCAACCGGATTCCCGGTAAATTTGCCGTGGGATGGGTCCGATTTCATGTCGCTTGCGCCCACGATTTCTTACTCCGTTATTTCGGCCGGGATGCGAGCGGGGCGACCATCGAAGACGGCGTGCGGGTCCAAGAGTTCCTGGACGATGCCTATCGATTGATGGGCTATTGA